One window of the Streptomyces asoensis genome contains the following:
- a CDS encoding GntR family transcriptional regulator: MPGSTGNGAVTRSTLRQQIADALRDEVLGGRLQPGQEFTVKEIAEQYGVSATPVREALVDLSAQGLLEADQHRGFRVHEYSVADFRGMIEARSLIIEGMFLALDEGRQRHHNYEDPRTAAAIAGVRRRGEEAQRAAAAGDLTVLIGYDLRFWRELSALFGNPYLTDFLHRLRLQSWVCTVQHLRRPTDLRGHLWSGHTELVDALYDRDTATARAMLAAYNDDSIALIERLAAE; this comes from the coding sequence ATGCCCGGCAGCACCGGCAACGGAGCCGTGACGCGCAGCACCCTGCGACAGCAGATCGCCGACGCGCTTCGCGACGAGGTACTGGGGGGACGGCTCCAGCCGGGCCAGGAGTTCACCGTCAAGGAGATAGCCGAGCAGTACGGCGTCTCCGCGACCCCCGTCCGCGAGGCTCTCGTCGACCTCTCCGCGCAGGGCCTCCTGGAGGCCGACCAGCACCGGGGCTTCCGGGTCCACGAGTACTCCGTCGCGGACTTCCGGGGCATGATCGAGGCGCGCAGCCTGATCATCGAGGGGATGTTCCTCGCCCTGGACGAGGGCCGTCAGCGCCACCACAACTACGAGGACCCGCGGACCGCCGCCGCCATAGCGGGGGTCCGCCGCCGCGGCGAGGAGGCGCAGCGAGCCGCGGCCGCCGGTGACCTCACCGTCCTCATCGGCTACGACCTGCGCTTCTGGCGCGAGCTGAGCGCCCTGTTCGGCAACCCCTATCTCACCGACTTCCTGCACCGGCTGCGGCTCCAGTCCTGGGTGTGCACGGTGCAGCACCTGCGCCGGCCGACCGATCTGCGCGGCCATCTGTGGTCCGGCCACACCGAACTGGTCGACGCCCTGTACGACCGCGACACCGCCACCGCCCGGGCGATGCTCGCCGCGTACAACGACGACTCCATCGCCCTGATCGAGCGACTGGCGGCGGAATGA
- a CDS encoding type 1 glutamine amidotransferase family protein codes for MNRKPVHLAVYDTLADWETGFATAYLARNGYEIRTVGGSEEPVASVGGLRIRPDLALDAVRPEDSSLLILPGADLWDTSDDLAPFARTARAFLDAGVPVAAICGATAGLAREGLLDDRGHTSAVSFYLAATGYGGGDRYVEADAVTDAGLITAGPTEPVAFAREIFRLLGVYEGEVLDAWYRLFHDSDPAAYAVLEKATADR; via the coding sequence ATGAACCGCAAGCCTGTGCATCTCGCCGTGTACGACACGCTCGCCGACTGGGAGACGGGGTTCGCGACGGCGTACCTCGCACGGAACGGGTACGAGATCCGGACGGTCGGCGGCTCGGAGGAGCCGGTCGCCAGCGTCGGCGGACTGAGGATCCGGCCCGACCTGGCCCTGGACGCCGTACGGCCCGAGGACAGCTCCCTGCTGATCCTGCCGGGCGCCGACCTCTGGGACACCTCCGACGACCTCGCGCCCTTCGCCCGCACGGCGCGCGCGTTCCTCGACGCCGGGGTGCCCGTCGCCGCGATCTGCGGGGCCACCGCGGGACTCGCCCGCGAGGGCCTGCTCGACGACCGGGGCCACACCAGTGCGGTCTCCTTCTACCTGGCGGCGACCGGCTACGGGGGCGGCGACCGGTATGTCGAGGCGGACGCCGTCACCGACGCGGGTCTGATCACCGCCGGCCCGACCGAGCCGGTCGCCTTCGCCCGCGAGATCTTCCGGCTGCTCGGCGTGTACGAGGGCGAGGTGCTGGACGCCTGGTACCGGCTGTTCCACGACTCCGACCCGGCGGCGTACGCCGTACTGGAGAAGGCGACGGCCGACCGGTGA
- a CDS encoding MarR family winged helix-turn-helix transcriptional regulator, translated as MSRERQDLLSRSALGVFRLNGQFLAVAEELAGPAGLTAARWQVLGAVLGDPLPVAGIARAMGITRQSVQRVADLLVEHGLAEYRPNPAHRRAKLLAPTEAGRAAVARVNPGHEALADRLAEAYGEAELAEAVHVLERLSKVLDELEPAVTQP; from the coding sequence GTGAGCAGGGAACGACAGGATCTGCTCAGCCGCAGCGCCCTCGGGGTGTTCCGGCTGAACGGCCAGTTCCTCGCCGTGGCGGAGGAGCTGGCCGGGCCCGCCGGGCTCACCGCCGCCCGGTGGCAGGTGCTCGGCGCGGTGCTCGGCGACCCGCTGCCCGTGGCCGGCATCGCCCGCGCCATGGGCATCACCCGGCAGAGCGTCCAGCGCGTCGCCGACCTGCTGGTGGAGCACGGCCTCGCCGAGTACCGGCCCAACCCCGCCCACCGGCGCGCCAAGCTGCTCGCGCCCACCGAGGCCGGGCGGGCCGCGGTCGCCCGTGTCAACCCCGGGCACGAGGCCCTCGCCGACCGGCTGGCGGAGGCGTACGGGGAGGCGGAGCTCGCCGAGGCCGTACACGTACTGGAACGGCTGTCCAAGGTGCTGGACGAGCTGGAGCCCGCTGTTACGCAACCGTAG
- a CDS encoding aspartate aminotransferase family protein: MTPQPNPQAGAAVKAADRAHVFHSWSAQELIDPLAVAGAEGSYFWDYDGKRYLDLTSGLVYANIGYQHPKVVAAIQEQAAHLTTFAPAFAVEARSEAARLIAERTPGDLDKIFFTNGGADAVEHAVRMARLHTGRAKVLSAYRSYHGGTQQAVNLTGDPRRWASDTATAGVVHFWAPYLYRSRFYAETEEQETARALEHLETTIAFEGPGTIAAIILETVPGTAGIMVPPPGYLAGVRQLCDQYGIVFVLDEVMAGFGRTGEWFAADLFDVTPDLMTFAKGVNSGYVPLGGVAVSGAIAETFARRPYPGGLTYSGHPLACAAAVATINVMAEEGIVENAKNLGASVVEPGLRELAERHGCVGEVRGVGMFWALELVKNRETREPLVPYNAAGEANAAMAAFGAAAKKAGAWPFVNMNRTHFVPPLNVSESEVKEGLAALDTALSVADEYTD, encoded by the coding sequence ATGACCCCTCAGCCCAACCCCCAGGCCGGCGCCGCCGTGAAGGCCGCGGACCGCGCGCATGTCTTCCACTCCTGGTCCGCCCAGGAGCTCATCGACCCGCTCGCCGTGGCCGGCGCGGAGGGGTCGTACTTCTGGGACTACGACGGCAAGCGGTACCTCGACCTCACCAGCGGGCTCGTCTACGCCAACATCGGCTACCAGCACCCGAAGGTCGTCGCCGCGATCCAGGAGCAGGCCGCACACCTGACCACCTTCGCGCCCGCCTTCGCCGTCGAGGCCCGTTCCGAGGCGGCCCGGCTGATCGCCGAGCGGACCCCCGGCGACCTGGACAAGATCTTCTTCACCAACGGCGGGGCCGACGCGGTCGAGCACGCCGTGCGCATGGCCCGGCTGCACACCGGGCGCGCCAAGGTGCTGTCCGCCTACCGCTCGTACCACGGCGGCACCCAGCAGGCCGTGAACCTCACCGGCGACCCGCGCCGCTGGGCCTCCGACACCGCGACGGCCGGGGTCGTCCACTTCTGGGCGCCGTACCTGTACCGCTCCCGCTTCTACGCGGAGACGGAGGAGCAGGAGACCGCGCGGGCGCTCGAGCACCTGGAGACGACGATCGCCTTCGAGGGGCCGGGGACGATCGCCGCGATCATCCTGGAGACCGTCCCGGGCACCGCCGGGATCATGGTCCCGCCGCCCGGCTATCTCGCCGGGGTGCGGCAGCTCTGCGACCAGTACGGGATCGTCTTCGTCCTGGACGAGGTCATGGCCGGGTTCGGACGCACCGGTGAGTGGTTCGCGGCCGACCTGTTCGATGTGACGCCCGACCTGATGACCTTCGCGAAGGGCGTGAACAGCGGATATGTGCCGCTCGGCGGGGTCGCCGTCTCCGGCGCGATCGCGGAGACCTTCGCCCGGCGGCCCTACCCGGGCGGTCTGACGTACTCCGGGCACCCGCTGGCCTGCGCGGCCGCCGTCGCGACGATCAACGTCATGGCGGAGGAGGGCATCGTCGAGAACGCGAAGAACCTGGGCGCCTCGGTCGTCGAGCCGGGGCTGCGCGAACTGGCCGAGCGGCACGGATGCGTCGGCGAGGTGCGCGGTGTCGGCATGTTCTGGGCCCTCGAGCTGGTGAAGAACCGGGAGACCCGCGAGCCGCTCGTGCCGTACAACGCGGCGGGCGAGGCCAACGCGGCCATGGCCGCGTTCGGCGCGGCCGCCAAGAAGGCCGGGGCGTGGCCGTTCGTGAACATGAACCGCACCCACTTCGTGCCGCCGCTCAACGTCTCCGAGTCCGAGGTCAAGGAGGGCCTCGCAGCCCTGGACACGGCACTTTCGGTGGCCGACGAGTACACGGACTAG
- a CDS encoding dolichyl-phosphate beta-glucosyltransferase has protein sequence MSRAHAPGTPAPAHRTATPAPAHRTAPVELSVVIPAFNEERRLGPTLDAVTRYLDAAGSHWRTWEILVADDGSTDATRELVTVRRDPRVKLVAGSGNRGKGHALRRGVAAGRGRQVLVMDADLATPVEELERLEKALADGNAAAIGSRAVPGATLGDRQHRIRELAGRAGNLLIRRTTLRGTRDTQCGFKLFDGDKARAAFAASRLNGWAIDVEVLRHFQRLGWPVAEVPVHWSHQPGSKVRPADYLRVLRDLVRLRIPVPRPADVVAVLLFLAMAVALCSGRVLDPAHRYLTDSLQDQNQWEWFFAVTADNIAHLRNPLFTDLQGAPDGVNLMANTTMLGLSVPLTPVTLLLGPAVTLSLVMTLGLAATAVAWYRLIVKRLVRQRAAAFAGAALAAFAPPMVSHANAHPNFVVLFMIPPIIDRALRLTAGERVTRNAVVLGLMAAYQFFLGEEPLLLAAMGMLLFAVAHAVARPDVARKAVRPLLNGLAVAAAVCLPLVVYPLAWQFSGPQSYTGIDHGTAPGVANSVRALLSFAERSLIAGDAHRADALSLNPTEQNAFYGWPLVLLAFAITVGLWRRPAVKALAVTAAAAAVLSLGSRIPLPLTDTTVPGPWAPLAGLPLFDSVIESRVALVCAPPLGMLLALAVDRLAQARRLGTQYAGLLAVCLALLPLVPAPLKSEPRAEVPAFFTDGTWKTYVRGDETLVPVPLAEPEDAEALHWQTAAGLGFRMPGGYFNGPYGNGDRTGVYGVPLRFTASLLRDVRYTGVVPVIDARARAETREDLAYWRAGALVLAPQPHEDRLRETVEKLVGRPGRRVAGVWVWDLHKGS, from the coding sequence ATGAGCAGGGCGCACGCCCCCGGCACGCCCGCTCCCGCGCACCGCACCGCCACGCCCGCTCCCGCGCACCGCACCGCGCCCGTCGAACTCTCCGTCGTCATTCCCGCCTTCAACGAGGAGCGCCGGCTCGGCCCCACCCTGGACGCCGTCACCCGCTACCTCGACGCAGCCGGGAGCCACTGGCGCACCTGGGAGATCCTGGTCGCCGACGACGGTTCCACCGACGCCACCCGTGAACTCGTCACCGTCCGCCGCGACCCCCGGGTGAAGCTCGTCGCGGGCTCCGGCAACCGGGGCAAGGGCCACGCCCTGCGCCGCGGTGTCGCCGCCGGCCGGGGCCGCCAGGTGCTGGTCATGGACGCCGATCTCGCCACTCCCGTCGAGGAGTTGGAGCGCCTGGAGAAGGCGCTCGCGGACGGCAACGCGGCGGCGATCGGCTCGCGGGCCGTACCCGGCGCGACCCTCGGCGACCGCCAGCACCGGATACGCGAACTGGCCGGCCGAGCAGGCAACCTCCTCATACGTCGGACGACCCTGCGGGGCACGCGCGACACCCAGTGCGGGTTCAAGCTGTTCGACGGCGACAAGGCCCGGGCCGCCTTCGCCGCCTCCCGCCTCAACGGCTGGGCCATCGACGTGGAGGTGCTGCGCCACTTCCAGCGGCTCGGCTGGCCGGTCGCCGAGGTGCCCGTGCACTGGTCGCACCAGCCGGGCTCGAAGGTCCGTCCGGCGGACTACCTCCGGGTCCTGCGCGACCTGGTCCGGCTCCGGATCCCGGTGCCGAGACCCGCGGACGTCGTCGCCGTCCTGCTGTTCCTCGCGATGGCGGTGGCCCTCTGCTCCGGCCGCGTCCTCGACCCGGCCCACCGTTATCTCACCGACTCCCTCCAGGACCAGAACCAGTGGGAGTGGTTCTTCGCGGTGACCGCCGACAACATCGCTCACCTGCGCAATCCCCTGTTCACCGATCTCCAGGGCGCCCCGGACGGCGTGAACCTGATGGCCAACACCACGATGTTGGGCCTGTCCGTCCCGCTCACGCCCGTCACGCTGCTGCTCGGCCCGGCCGTCACGCTGAGCCTGGTGATGACGCTGGGCCTGGCCGCGACGGCCGTCGCCTGGTACCGGCTGATCGTGAAACGGCTCGTCCGGCAGCGTGCGGCCGCCTTCGCCGGAGCCGCGCTGGCCGCGTTCGCGCCGCCCATGGTCAGCCACGCCAACGCGCACCCGAACTTCGTCGTGCTGTTCATGATCCCGCCGATCATCGACCGCGCGCTGCGGCTCACGGCCGGTGAGCGGGTCACCCGGAACGCGGTCGTCCTCGGGCTGATGGCGGCCTACCAGTTCTTCCTCGGCGAGGAGCCGCTGCTGCTCGCCGCGATGGGCATGCTCCTGTTCGCGGTCGCCCACGCGGTCGCACGCCCCGACGTCGCGCGGAAGGCCGTACGGCCCCTGCTGAACGGTCTGGCGGTCGCCGCCGCCGTCTGTCTCCCGCTCGTCGTCTACCCGCTGGCCTGGCAGTTCTCCGGGCCGCAGAGCTACACCGGCATCGACCACGGCACCGCGCCCGGCGTCGCCAACTCCGTCCGGGCGCTGCTGTCCTTCGCCGAGCGCTCCCTCATCGCGGGCGACGCCCATCGTGCCGACGCCCTCTCCCTGAACCCGACCGAACAGAACGCCTTCTACGGCTGGCCGCTGGTGCTGCTCGCGTTCGCGATCACGGTGGGGCTCTGGCGGCGGCCGGCGGTGAAGGCGCTGGCCGTGACGGCGGCGGCCGCGGCCGTGCTGTCCCTCGGCTCGCGCATCCCCCTCCCGCTCACCGACACCACCGTCCCCGGCCCCTGGGCCCCGCTCGCCGGCCTGCCCCTCTTCGATTCGGTCATCGAGAGCCGGGTGGCGCTGGTCTGCGCCCCGCCGCTGGGCATGCTGCTCGCCCTGGCGGTCGACCGGCTCGCCCAGGCCCGCCGGCTGGGCACGCAGTACGCCGGTCTGCTCGCCGTCTGTCTCGCCCTGCTCCCCCTCGTCCCCGCCCCGCTGAAGTCCGAGCCGCGCGCCGAGGTGCCCGCCTTCTTCACCGACGGCACCTGGAAGACGTACGTCCGGGGCGACGAGACCCTGGTCCCGGTGCCGCTCGCCGAACCCGAGGACGCCGAGGCGCTGCACTGGCAGACGGCGGCCGGCCTCGGCTTCCGGATGCCCGGCGGCTACTTCAACGGCCCGTACGGCAACGGCGACCGCACCGGCGTCTACGGGGTCCCGCTGCGCTTCACGGCGAGTCTGCTGCGGGACGTGCGGTACACGGGCGTGGTCCCGGTGATCGACGCCAGGGCCCGCGCCGAGACCCGCGAGGACCTCGCGTACTGGCGGGCGGGGGCGCTGGTGCTGGCCCCGCAGCCGCACGAGGACCGGCTGCGTGAGACGGTGGAAAAGCTGGTCGGCCGACCGGGTAGGCGGGTGGCCGGAGTGTGGGTATGGGATCTGCACAAGGGGAGCTGA
- a CDS encoding serine/threonine-protein kinase, whose protein sequence is MEKLGPGDPQRIGGYRLLARLGAGGMGQVYLARSDRGRTVAVKLVRRELAAREEFRARFRQEVRNAQRVGGFWTAPVLDADTEAAVPWVATGYVAGPSLQQVVSHDHGPLPERSVRILAAGLAHALANIHAAGIVHRDLKPSNVMVTIEGPRVIDFGVARALESVTGDSRLTQTGAVIGSPGFMAPEQLRGDPVTPASDVFCLGSVITYAATGTLPFGSADSGAHALMFRIAEDEPDLSGVPEGIADLVRACLRKDPAARPSLDRVLELTGVDDTVSDGRSRDPWLPGALVAQLGRHAVRLLEVEDPEGAAPSHPGHPARPTLLDHAAAASEAFPEHSGPRGDAPSPDHRPTLVAGADGIPAQPFPPGGQAAPPHPVYGYPQQHPQQSQAAAYGHPQQPPAAWSAAPGRAAPYNPYADGPAGPGGTPAHDPYGPAGPAGPQQPARRSGRTTALLVVVALVVAIAAGGSVYAFMNGDDDATASAAPTTSGGSTSSSAKASELPSPDSSPSPSASPSASSADGVVPAAYLGTWTTTIENESGTNTRRLTLAQGKVGDAVLALVADGDGYHCEFSAALTARPGGKGPLAIGPSKVTAGEPLSSCSPGAASEVTLLADGTLRRVNTGTGEKLTYTRQ, encoded by the coding sequence ATGGAGAAGCTGGGCCCGGGGGACCCGCAGCGCATCGGCGGCTACCGGCTGCTCGCGCGGCTGGGCGCGGGCGGGATGGGGCAGGTCTACCTCGCCCGCTCGGACCGGGGGCGCACGGTCGCCGTGAAGCTGGTCCGGCGGGAGCTGGCGGCGCGCGAGGAGTTCCGGGCGCGGTTCCGGCAGGAGGTGCGCAACGCGCAGCGGGTCGGCGGGTTCTGGACCGCGCCCGTCCTCGACGCCGACACCGAGGCCGCCGTGCCCTGGGTCGCCACCGGCTATGTCGCCGGACCGAGCCTCCAGCAGGTCGTGAGCCACGACCACGGTCCGCTGCCCGAGCGGTCGGTGCGCATCCTCGCCGCCGGGCTCGCGCACGCGCTGGCCAACATCCACGCGGCCGGGATCGTCCACCGTGACCTCAAGCCGTCCAATGTGATGGTCACCATCGAAGGGCCCCGGGTCATCGACTTCGGCGTCGCGCGGGCGCTGGAGAGCGTGACCGGAGACAGCCGGCTGACCCAGACCGGCGCGGTGATCGGCTCGCCCGGCTTCATGGCCCCCGAGCAGCTGCGCGGCGACCCGGTCACGCCCGCCAGCGACGTCTTCTGCCTCGGCTCGGTCATCACCTACGCCGCCACCGGCACCCTCCCCTTCGGCTCCGCCGACAGCGGGGCGCACGCCCTGATGTTCCGCATCGCCGAGGACGAACCCGACCTCTCGGGCGTCCCCGAGGGCATCGCCGACCTGGTCCGCGCCTGTCTGCGCAAGGACCCGGCCGCCCGCCCCTCGCTCGACCGCGTCCTGGAACTCACCGGCGTCGACGACACCGTCTCCGACGGCCGCTCCCGCGACCCCTGGCTGCCCGGCGCCCTCGTGGCGCAACTCGGCCGCCATGCCGTGCGGCTGCTGGAGGTGGAGGACCCGGAGGGCGCTGCCCCGTCCCACCCCGGCCACCCGGCGCGCCCCACCCTCCTCGACCACGCGGCGGCCGCCTCCGAGGCCTTTCCGGAACACTCCGGCCCGCGTGGCGACGCGCCCTCGCCGGACCACCGCCCCACGCTGGTCGCGGGCGCCGACGGCATCCCGGCGCAGCCCTTCCCGCCCGGCGGGCAGGCCGCCCCGCCCCACCCGGTGTACGGCTACCCCCAGCAGCATCCGCAACAGTCCCAGGCCGCCGCCTACGGCCACCCGCAGCAGCCGCCGGCCGCCTGGTCCGCGGCGCCGGGCCGGGCGGCGCCGTACAACCCGTACGCGGACGGCCCCGCGGGCCCCGGCGGCACCCCGGCGCACGACCCGTACGGGCCGGCCGGTCCCGCCGGCCCGCAGCAGCCGGCGCGCCGCAGCGGCCGGACGACCGCCCTGCTCGTCGTGGTCGCCCTGGTGGTCGCGATCGCCGCGGGCGGCTCGGTGTACGCGTTCATGAACGGCGACGACGATGCCACCGCGAGCGCGGCGCCCACCACGTCAGGCGGCTCGACGTCCTCCTCCGCGAAGGCCTCGGAGCTGCCCTCGCCGGACTCGTCCCCGTCTCCTTCCGCGTCCCCCTCCGCGTCCTCGGCGGACGGGGTGGTCCCGGCGGCCTACCTCGGCACCTGGACCACCACGATCGAGAACGAGAGCGGCACGAACACGCGCCGGCTGACCCTCGCCCAGGGCAAGGTGGGCGACGCGGTGCTCGCCCTCGTCGCCGACGGGGACGGCTACCACTGCGAGTTCAGCGCCGCCCTCACCGCACGACCGGGCGGCAAAGGCCCGTTGGCGATAGGCCCGTCCAAGGTCACCGCCGGCGAACCCCTCTCCTCGTGCAGCCCCGGCGCCGCCTCCGAGGTCACCCTCCTCGCCGACGGCACCCTGCGCCGGGTGAACACGGGCACGGGCGAGAAACTGACCTACACCCGGCAGTGA